The Candidatus Woesearchaeota archaeon sequence CAACAACACATCAGAGACATAACAGAACAAGAACACTCCCCCTTGAGTCTCAACTATAATGATGACGTAGTCCAGTTCTACAAAGCAATAACGATTCCACGTTACAACTTTAGCATTCTCTACAAGTCATCACAAGAAAAACAACAGTATAAACAGCACGTAGAAAATGTTTTAGGTTTTGAAGCAAAGTGCGAGATGCTCTTTGACGAGTTTCCCCTTCACAAACAATTCATCAAACCATTTTTTGATATCATTGAGTTTTACCGCCAAAACAAGACCCCCACCTATCTCTTTGCCCAAGGTCCGCTCCGAGGTAACCACCAACTCCATCCCAATCTAAACAAGATGCAAAAAACTACTAACAACGCGGTAGATTCCCCATCATATGCATCAACACAACAAGGAGAAGAATTCTTTGAGAATTCTAGATATTTCGTTTTGGGTTTCAATGAAGAAGGAACTCAACTATATGATGCACAAGTAGTACGAGCAATCTGCGAACTCTTAAAATAATCACTTTTGAACAATTACACTACCCTTCCGCCCCAACATTTATAAAGTAAGAAGGCGCACTACTCAGTAATATGCTTATAATGCTTATAAAAGAGGTGGCTTAAGGTGGAAGAAGAATACGCCATTGTTTCTAAAAAAGAGTTTGAAAGACTCAGAAAAGAACTTGAACGACTCAAAAAAAACCCATTAGGGGATTCAGAAAAGGGTCAAGATTTGCAAGAATCTATTGATAATCTATCAAGATCACTCAACACTATGATGAGTATTTTCAAGGAAGCAGCAGAAGATATGAAACTAGAGAGCAGAGAACAGGATCTGATCCACAAGAAAATCGATCCTCTTGCTGAAAAGTTAGACCAACTCATTGAGCAAAACCAAAAAATTGCAAAAGGACTCATCGCTGTTGCAGATATGGTCAAGGAAAAATTAGAAAAAATTGAAAGCTATGTGCAAAATAAACAAGGAGCGCAAAACGAAAGTAAAAGTTCCTTCGAGCCGAGCCTTCCCCCTCTTGGAACTGACATACCCACAAGCACACCTCCCCCACTACCTAAAACATCACCTACACCACCCCCTCCACCTCAAGGACCATTTCCACCTCCTCCAGGGAGTTCAACTCCGCCTCCACCTCCACCCGCAAAGAAGACACCAATTCTTGGCGGACTCATGAAGTAGAATGGACGGCCTAACTGCGCAGCACATGAAATCAATGGTTGAGCACTTAGCTCGCGCTGCTGTACGTGTTGAACAAAGAGAAGAAAAAAAAGCTGCAATCCACCAGCGCATTGAAGAGCTTCGACGAACAAGTCTCTTTAAAGGATCTACTAAAAAAGAAATTGAGGAACAAATCAACTCTTTGCGCGATGAACTCTCCTCACTATTTAAAACAGAAAAACAAATTCTCGACGAGCAAAAAGCGGAAAGTAAAATAATCAAACAACTTCAAGATCAAGTCTCAGAACTCACACAAGCACTACACACAATAACTCAAGAAACAAAAGAACTTATTGAAAAAAAAGATGAGGAAATTGCAAAACTCAAAGATCACAACCACACATTACAATTAGCACTTAAAGAACTCAAAGAACACCACCCCGAACACAAGGAACTCATTGATGGAGCTCTTAAAAAAGATCAGATACGAAAAGAACTTCAGGAAAAATTACATGAACTAGAAGAAAAGCACAAACAACTCTCAAAGTCAAAAAGTCATGATCCCAAAGAGCTTAAACGGATTGAATCCCTGATTAAAGAGTTGAAAAAGAAGCTCAAATGATTTATGATTGCATCATTCTAGGAGCAGGGCTTGCAGGTTTGCAAACAGCGCTTACCATTCCAAAGAAATATTCTGTTGCTGTGCTCTCAAAAGTGTACCCGACAAGATCGCACAGTTGTGCTGCTCAAGGAGGTATTAACGCTGCACTTCACCCAGAGGATAGTTGGAAAAACCACATGTATGATACCGTGTATGGATCTGATTACCTCGGAGATCAAGATGCAATTGAAATCCTTTGTAAAGAAGCACCAAAAGTTGTTCTTGACATGGAAGAAAAAGGCGTTCTTTTTTCAAGAACTCCTCAAGGTTTTATTGCGCAACGAGCATTTGGTGGTCAACACTTTAACCGGACGTGTTACGCGCAAGATCGCACAGGTCACATGCTCTTACACACAACGTATGGAGAAGCGCTCAAAAAGAACATCACTATTTTTGAAGAGTGGTATGTCATCAGACTTGTAAGAGGTAAATCAACTCATGCACTAATCGCATATAACATGCAAGAAGGAACCTTGCACACTCTTCGGGCACGAGCAGTTGTACTCGCAACAGGAGGATACGGTCGCGCATTTCAAGTAACAACAAACGGGTATACCAACACAGGTGATGGTCTCGCACTTGTTGCAAATGAAGGCCTACCCCTTAAGGATTTGGAAATGGTGCAATTTCACCCAACAGGCATCTATGGCAGAGGAGTTCTTGTATCTGAAGCTTCAAGAGGCGAGGGAGGATACTTAATTAATAGAAAAGGAGAGAGATTTATGAAACGCTATGCTCCACAAGCAATGGAGCTTGCAAGCAGAGACGTTGTTGCACGTGCAATTGCAACAGAGCTTAAAGAAGGCAGGGGCTGTGGCAGAAAAAAAGATCACGTTCTTCTTGATCTGAGGCATTTAGGCGCAACGAAAATTGAAAAACGACTGCCTCAAGTACGCGGTCTTGTTAAACAATTTTTAGGTATTGATTGTGCAAAAGAACCAATCCCCATCACACCTACCGCACATTATTCGATGGGAGGTATTCCTACTACTGTTGATTGTGAAGTGCTAGATCATAAGAACAAGGCAAAAGGACTCTTCGCAGTAGGAGAGGTTGCCTGTGTTTCAGTTCATGGAGCAAATCGTCTTGGTGGAAATTCTTTGCTTGAAACTATTGTTTTTGGAAGACGTTGTGGAAAACAAGTCGCGCAGTATCTCAAAAACACACCAAAAGGAAGAACCAATGATGTTTCAAAAGAAGTAGATGAAGTAAAACAACAGATCCGAACCCTTATGAACAGAAAAAAAGGAAGATCACCAAAAGAAATTCGAAAAGAGGTTCAAGAAATTATGAATACGCATTGTGGAGTGTATCGCGATGAGAAATCACTTAAAAAAGGTCTTGAAAAACTCAAAAAAATCAAAAAAGAAAAAATACGAGTTGGTGACAAACAACTCTTGTTTAACACAGAACTTATCACCGCATTTGAAACCAGCAACATCATTACGTTTTGTGAATTACTTCTTAACGCAGCACTTGCACGACGAGAATCAAGAGGTGCGCATGCAAGAACAGATTATCCGGAGCGCAACGATGAAGAATATCTTAAACACACACTTGTAAGTAGCACTCCTAAAGGAGTGCGAGTTGAGTGGAGTCCTGTAACTATAACAAAGTTCAAACCCCAACTGAGGCATTATTAGATGAAAATTACCATCATTAGAGGAAAAGAGCAACAAACATTCACTGTGAAAAAGACCAAGGGAGATACCTATCTTGACGTCTTTGACAAAATAAAAGAACAAGACCCTACTTTCACCTATCGCAAAAATTGCAGGTCAGGTATTTGTGGAACTTGCGGGTGTACAGTGAATGGAAAAGCAACACTTGCTTGTATCACACTTGCACAAAACAATGCAGTTATCGGACCAAGAAAAGGCAGAGTGATTCGAGATCTTGTTGTTGATGAGAAGAAATACTTTGATGAGCTCAAAACGATAAAACCGTTTATCATAAAAAATGAGGAAAAAGATCATGTTATGATGCCAAGCATCGTGGATCGTATTAACCATTCTCAAGATTGTGTGCTCTGCGCAGTATGTGATGATAATAGTAAAGATACTCCTGTTAAACCATCTCTTATTGTTAAAGCGTGGCAATACTTTGTTGATACCAGAGAAGCAGAAAAGCACGAACATATTACTGCTATTCATGAAGGGTTGCTTAAACTTACTCCTAGGCAAATAAAGTCTATGGAAACCTGTCCCTTACACATACCTATTGCAAGCAAAGCAAAAGAATTGAAGCGCTTGCTTGAGTAGGTTGTATGCATATCATCTCCTAATTCATAGGGTGACCACCCTTCCCCGACCACCCCCCCGTCAACGCAAATGACCTTCGTTGGAGGATGGTTGGGTGGGGCGTAGGGTTGGCGCATAAATACTCAAAAGGAGAACAAAAACATCAAAGATGAGGACGGAAAAAGACCCTTTAGGAATGAAACAACTCCCTGATCATGCGTATTGGGGAATTCACACGCAACGAGCATATGAGAATTTTCACATTTCTCATGAGAATGCTCCGGTGTATTTCTACCATGCAATTGCGCAGATAAAACTTGCAGCTGCAAGAGTTAATAGGAAACGTCTTGGAAGAAAAAAAGCAGATGCTATTATTAAAGCGTGTCAAGAGGTACTTACTGGAAAGTTTGATGATCAGTTTATTTTAGATTACTTACAAGCAGGCATGGGAACACCCATGAATATGAATGTGAATGAAGTGATTGCGAATAGAGCACTTGAATTATTAGGTTATGATAAAGGATTGTATGAGTACGTCCATCCCAATGATGATGTGAATTACGCGCAGAGCACAAACAATGTGATTCCAACAGCGCTTAAAATTGCAGCGCTTGATCGCCTTGATGATTTTCACACACAACTGGACCTTGTAATTCGCACATTTGAAAAGAAGGCAAAAGAATTTTCAAAGGTGTTAAAGACTGGAAGAACTCATTTACAAGATGCTGTGCCCATGAGTCTTGGGCAAGAATTCTTAGCGTATGCGCAGGAATTAAGAATAACAAAAGCACGCATACAGCAAGCAAGTAAGGAACTTTTCATCCTAGGTATTGGAGGTAATGCTATTGGAACTGCTGTGAATGCTCCGAAGAATTATG is a genomic window containing:
- a CDS encoding succinate dehydrogenase/fumarate reductase iron-sulfur subunit — encoded protein: MKITIIRGKEQQTFTVKKTKGDTYLDVFDKIKEQDPTFTYRKNCRSGICGTCGCTVNGKATLACITLAQNNAVIGPRKGRVIRDLVVDEKKYFDELKTIKPFIIKNEEKDHVMMPSIVDRINHSQDCVLCAVCDDNSKDTPVKPSLIVKAWQYFVDTREAEKHEHITAIHEGLLKLTPRQIKSMETCPLHIPIASKAKELKRLLE
- a CDS encoding FAD-binding protein, producing the protein MIYDCIILGAGLAGLQTALTIPKKYSVAVLSKVYPTRSHSCAAQGGINAALHPEDSWKNHMYDTVYGSDYLGDQDAIEILCKEAPKVVLDMEEKGVLFSRTPQGFIAQRAFGGQHFNRTCYAQDRTGHMLLHTTYGEALKKNITIFEEWYVIRLVRGKSTHALIAYNMQEGTLHTLRARAVVLATGGYGRAFQVTTNGYTNTGDGLALVANEGLPLKDLEMVQFHPTGIYGRGVLVSEASRGEGGYLINRKGERFMKRYAPQAMELASRDVVARAIATELKEGRGCGRKKDHVLLDLRHLGATKIEKRLPQVRGLVKQFLGIDCAKEPIPITPTAHYSMGGIPTTVDCEVLDHKNKAKGLFAVGEVACVSVHGANRLGGNSLLETIVFGRRCGKQVAQYLKNTPKGRTNDVSKEVDEVKQQIRTLMNRKKGRSPKEIRKEVQEIMNTHCGVYRDEKSLKKGLEKLKKIKKEKIRVGDKQLLFNTELITAFETSNIITFCELLLNAALARRESRGAHARTDYPERNDEEYLKHTLVSSTPKGVRVEWSPVTITKFKPQLRHY
- a CDS encoding aspartate ammonia-lyase, which translates into the protein MRTEKDPLGMKQLPDHAYWGIHTQRAYENFHISHENAPVYFYHAIAQIKLAAARVNRKRLGRKKADAIIKACQEVLTGKFDDQFILDYLQAGMGTPMNMNVNEVIANRALELLGYDKGLYEYVHPNDDVNYAQSTNNVIPTALKIAALDRLDDFHTQLDLVIRTFEKKAKEFSKVLKTGRTHLQDAVPMSLGQEFLAYAQELRITKARIQQASKELFILGIGGNAIGTAVNAPKNYDKHIVKELRAMTKRDFKVAKNHVAMTQFPYEFAHLSSALTLLCIDLTKICNDLRLLSSGPTAGLNEIHLPEVEPGSSIMPGKVNPSILECMNMICYDVMGNHHSIVLASQAGQLELNVMMPLIVKKLLFSIDILTNGLSMLSTKCIEGISANKEQCRKYFDHSNGLATLLNPLIGYDAAAQVAQEALRTKKSVEEIVLKRGLLSKKEWDALIKKSVE